One region of Rubripirellula tenax genomic DNA includes:
- a CDS encoding VF530 family protein produces the protein MNPSQPNNPLHGVTLKAILEYLVAEYGWERLGERINIHCFTYEPSINSSLKFLRKTDWARAKVERLYLDSISYDKRKGKHKTSDGDEKNEMGSVWDRARRDE, from the coding sequence ATGAATCCATCCCAACCCAACAATCCACTGCACGGTGTCACGCTCAAAGCGATCCTTGAGTACTTGGTCGCGGAGTACGGTTGGGAGCGGCTAGGCGAACGGATCAACATCCATTGCTTTACCTACGAGCCGAGCATCAACAGCAGCCTGAAATTTCTTCGCAAGACCGACTGGGCCCGGGCAAAGGTCGAACGACTGTACTTGGACTCGATCAGCTACGACAAGCGGAAGGGCAAGCACAAAACGAGCGACGGTGACGAAAAAAACGAAATGGGCAGCGTTTGGGATCGAGCGCGCAGGGACGAATGA
- a CDS encoding AAA family ATPase codes for MKIAGGLHDVSQTHEQDRRAKAEAIRLSCRQRQGQKEFGGDNVLSGGGKLFGDASTVSILKAAANNVIDRIAISGYRSIRSIILRLGQLNVVTGANGSGKSNLYRALRLIADAADGRLAESLAREGGFGSVRWAGPKKSGNDPVSLRLGFTADPLSYCFDLGLPQPSESMFGGDPEMKRECLWRGIGMDAKNLCADRRVGTLRCRGAKGKWQDIDVPLPRQSSMLSEYADPLAAPELILIRETLRRWRFYDTFRVDALSPARRACAATFTPIMASDGADVPAAIQTIREIGDRARLDHTIGDAFPGSEIRIFGTDAGMQLSLKQSGMLRDLSAAELSDGTLRFLLLAAALLTPRPPELMVLNEPENSLHPDLIAPLARLIALAAENSQVIVVSHNAVLVDELEADEICVPIHLEKSAGETVLQDADLLSQYGWKWPGR; via the coding sequence ATGAAGATCGCCGGAGGCCTTCATGACGTTTCGCAGACACATGAACAGGATCGCAGGGCGAAGGCGGAGGCAATCCGGCTTTCGTGCCGGCAGAGGCAAGGCCAGAAAGAGTTTGGTGGTGACAATGTCCTTTCCGGTGGTGGTAAACTCTTTGGCGATGCGAGTACCGTTTCAATTCTAAAAGCTGCCGCGAATAACGTGATCGACCGCATTGCCATCTCCGGATACCGATCAATCCGTTCGATCATCCTGCGGCTTGGACAGTTGAACGTGGTGACGGGCGCGAACGGGTCGGGCAAGTCAAATTTGTACCGGGCGTTGCGTTTGATCGCGGATGCCGCCGATGGACGGCTCGCCGAATCGCTGGCTCGTGAAGGTGGGTTTGGTTCGGTGCGTTGGGCGGGACCGAAGAAGAGTGGCAATGATCCGGTGAGTCTGCGATTGGGTTTTACCGCTGATCCACTGAGTTACTGTTTCGACCTGGGGCTACCGCAACCGAGCGAATCGATGTTCGGCGGCGATCCGGAAATGAAACGCGAGTGCCTTTGGCGCGGCATCGGAATGGACGCAAAAAATCTTTGCGCGGACCGACGCGTGGGAACCCTTCGGTGTCGTGGCGCGAAGGGCAAGTGGCAAGACATTGACGTCCCATTACCCCGCCAGTCGAGCATGTTGTCGGAGTACGCCGACCCGTTAGCCGCGCCGGAGTTGATTCTGATACGCGAGACGCTTCGCCGTTGGCGTTTCTATGACACATTCCGTGTCGATGCTCTGTCACCGGCTCGGCGAGCATGTGCCGCGACGTTCACTCCGATCATGGCCAGCGATGGTGCCGACGTGCCCGCGGCCATTCAGACGATTCGTGAGATCGGTGATCGCGCGAGACTCGACCACACCATCGGTGACGCCTTTCCAGGTTCGGAGATCCGCATCTTTGGCACCGATGCCGGGATGCAATTAAGCCTCAAACAATCGGGGATGCTTCGCGATCTATCAGCCGCTGAACTATCCGATGGAACACTTCGATTTCTGTTGCTTGCCGCCGCTCTGCTGACGCCTCGGCCGCCGGAGTTGATGGTACTGAACGAACCCGAAAACAGTTTGCATCCCGATTTGATTGCCCCGCTTGCCCGCTTGATCGCTCTCGCCGCCGAGAACAGCCAAGTGATCGTGGTCAGTCACAACGCAGTCTTGGTCGACGAACTGGAGGCCGACGAAATCTGCGTTCCCATTCACCTGGAGAAGTCGGCGGGCGAAACGGTCTTACAAGACGCCGATTTGCTGAGCCAGTACGGGTGGAAATGGCCCGGTCGATAG